A stretch of the Theileria equi strain WA chromosome 1, complete sequence genome encodes the following:
- a CDS encoding hypothetical protein (encoded by transcript BEWA_022990A): MDKNSRRCRVSDGLIAMLEQPGIDSLPLSLFDIEDGHRLVDASIAIVPDRKMQFLELLVSQLLIKQEGHPIKVHDLVRKKCIVVHNTIKFNPRGFVFYDTPYLEKGNKVYMQNTTRRFFTISFFSIDFWELDPSKMIHVKSIRINGK, from the exons ATGGATAAAAATTCAAGGAGATGTAGAGTTTCTGACGGTTTAATTGCAATGCTGGAGCAGCCAGGAATTGATTCACTCCCATTATCTCTCTTTGATATAGAAGATGGGCACAGATTG GTTGATGCATCAATCGCTATAGTTCCAGATAGAAAGATGCAGTTCTTGGAACTACTTGTATCACAACTACTG ataAAACAAGAAGGGCATCCCATTAAAGTCCATGATTTAGTTAGGAAAAAATGCATAGTCGTACATAATACAATAAAATTCAACCCAAGAGGTTTTGTATTTTACGACACTCcatatttggaaaagggTAACAAAGTTTATATGCAGAATACCACAAGGCGCTTCTTTACAATAtccttcttttccatcGATTTTTGGGAGTTGGATCCATCAAAAATGATCCATGTAAAGAGCATAAGaataaatggtaaataa